Proteins from a genomic interval of Bradyrhizobium sp. CCBAU 53340:
- a CDS encoding 16S rRNA (uracil(1498)-N(3))-methyltransferase, which produces MPSHDFRAPRLFVDAPLAQDARVPLDRDQSNYLGNVLRLSAGAEVLAFNGRDGEWQAAIEGRKRPDSLVILQQVRPQDRLPDLAYVFAPLKHARLDYTVQKAVEMGVAILQPVQTRFTQASRVNTERMRANVIEAAEQCGILNLATVAEPAPLDRYLSQRPSGRLLVFCDEAAEVEDPIRSLQQARDSGRGIDILIGPEGGFAEEERALLLRQPRILRLALGPRILRADTAAVAALALVQAVLGDWAGGND; this is translated from the coding sequence ATGCCCTCCCACGATTTTCGTGCGCCCCGCCTGTTCGTCGATGCCCCCCTGGCCCAGGATGCCAGGGTTCCGCTCGACCGCGACCAGAGCAACTATCTCGGCAATGTGCTTCGGCTGTCCGCCGGGGCCGAGGTTCTGGCCTTCAACGGCCGTGACGGCGAATGGCAGGCCGCGATCGAAGGCCGCAAGCGGCCCGACAGCCTCGTCATTCTCCAGCAGGTCCGCCCGCAGGATCGGCTGCCCGATCTCGCTTACGTCTTCGCCCCGCTCAAGCACGCCCGGCTCGATTACACGGTGCAGAAGGCCGTGGAGATGGGCGTCGCCATCCTGCAGCCGGTGCAGACCCGGTTCACCCAGGCCTCCCGCGTCAACACCGAGCGCATGCGCGCCAACGTGATCGAGGCGGCCGAGCAATGCGGCATCCTGAACCTCGCCACCGTGGCCGAACCCGCGCCGCTGGACCGCTATCTCAGCCAGCGCCCCTCGGGCCGCCTGCTGGTGTTCTGCGACGAGGCCGCCGAGGTCGAGGACCCGATCCGCAGCCTGCAACAGGCGCGCGACTCCGGGCGCGGTATCGACATCCTGATCGGCCCCGAGGGCGGCTTTGCTGAGGAAGAGCGGGCCCTGCTGCTGCGCCAGCCCAGGATCCTGCGGCTGGCGCTCGGCCCACGGATCCTGCGGGCCGACACCGCCGCGGTGGCGGCGCTGGCGCTGGTCCAGGCCGTGCTGGGCGATTGGGCCGGCGGAAACGACTAG
- a CDS encoding helix-turn-helix domain-containing protein — protein MDQGLLNIAPDESQAESLSFQGLKPSPVLELKSYDIDHFADSERYAGASSMPLSAGTTAIMRARLELPNLSLSLVKTFPRIIRGYQLAHAVAVVVPMDHVTSTCINGQSIGSSIVVLKGTSDCLVYEPVGRLIGVVYFTPPASEPWSRLDDGYHLLSAPPDVLASLRGLISATLETAANDPDFLTEPTSQAMVEQSLLGAMDTAIRSSANSKSVQATTEGYLRIVGDMEGLIRHDMTIWHKTTELAECVGVSVRTLQSATKAICGMSPHRYSRVLRLWSVRRQLRTGPGRRSVKACAIAHGFWHLSEFAASYRAAFGELPSETLYRSVREHS, from the coding sequence ATGGATCAAGGCCTTCTCAACATTGCTCCCGACGAATCTCAGGCGGAGAGCTTGTCGTTCCAGGGGCTCAAGCCATCTCCCGTGCTCGAGCTGAAGTCGTATGACATCGATCATTTTGCCGACAGTGAGAGATATGCCGGTGCGTCCAGCATGCCATTGTCGGCCGGCACCACTGCAATCATGCGCGCGCGGCTCGAGCTGCCGAATCTGAGCCTGTCTCTGGTGAAGACCTTCCCGCGGATTATCAGGGGCTACCAGCTGGCACATGCCGTCGCCGTGGTGGTGCCGATGGACCATGTCACCTCGACCTGCATCAACGGACAATCCATCGGCAGCTCCATCGTGGTTCTGAAGGGCACTTCAGACTGTCTGGTTTACGAGCCGGTCGGCCGTCTGATCGGTGTCGTCTACTTCACGCCGCCCGCGTCCGAGCCCTGGTCTCGGCTGGATGACGGCTATCACTTGCTGAGCGCGCCACCGGACGTGCTCGCGTCCCTGCGTGGCCTGATTTCCGCAACGCTTGAAACCGCCGCTAACGATCCGGATTTCCTCACCGAGCCGACCTCGCAGGCGATGGTCGAACAATCCCTGCTCGGCGCGATGGACACCGCGATTCGGTCCAGCGCGAACAGCAAATCTGTGCAAGCCACGACGGAAGGCTACCTGCGGATCGTCGGCGACATGGAAGGATTGATCCGGCACGATATGACGATCTGGCACAAGACGACGGAATTGGCCGAGTGTGTGGGTGTGTCGGTCCGGACTCTCCAAAGCGCGACGAAGGCGATCTGCGGCATGAGCCCGCATCGCTATAGCCGGGTCCTGCGTCTCTGGTCGGTGCGCCGGCAGCTGCGCACCGGCCCCGGACGACGCAGCGTCAAGGCCTGCGCCATCGCGCACGGCTTCTGGCATTTGAGCGAGTTCGCGGCGAGTTACCGGGCGGCATTCGGAGAGCTGCCGTCCGAAACCCTGTATCGATCGGTGCGCGAGCACAGCTAG
- a CDS encoding protein phosphatase CheZ, with amino-acid sequence MAVHRKRFRVEDITGGEMPMLDVTEEAGPMHSEIMAELRAIRAQMARSSQVAMPPSDAVVAQEIADTRALLDTYRAQIEQCEKLKVELDLIHDAIDRTKREIATLHGKSFDGGEMAKVNGELGAVVGGTEQATQQILEAAESIDQAASAMSKVDSVDQQKRLADDIQERVISIFEACNFQDLTGQRISKVMNTMKFIEQHINAMMDIWGGVDAIKSHVPTQVDNRSEDEKLLNGPKLAGDVGHASQDDIDALFD; translated from the coding sequence ATGGCTGTTCACCGCAAACGTTTTCGTGTCGAGGATATCACCGGCGGCGAGATGCCAATGCTGGACGTGACTGAAGAGGCAGGCCCGATGCACAGCGAGATCATGGCGGAGCTGCGTGCAATCCGCGCACAGATGGCACGGAGCAGCCAGGTCGCAATGCCGCCGAGCGACGCTGTCGTGGCGCAGGAAATTGCCGATACGCGAGCGTTGCTGGATACCTACCGCGCCCAAATCGAGCAGTGCGAGAAGCTGAAGGTCGAGCTCGACCTCATTCACGACGCCATCGACCGCACCAAGCGCGAGATCGCGACCCTGCACGGCAAGAGCTTCGACGGCGGCGAGATGGCCAAGGTCAATGGCGAGCTCGGCGCGGTGGTCGGCGGCACCGAGCAGGCGACCCAGCAGATCCTCGAAGCCGCGGAGTCGATCGACCAGGCCGCGAGCGCGATGTCCAAGGTCGACTCGGTTGATCAGCAGAAGCGGCTCGCCGACGACATCCAGGAACGCGTCATCTCGATCTTCGAGGCCTGCAACTTCCAGGACCTGACCGGCCAGCGCATCAGCAAGGTCATGAACACGATGAAGTTCATCGAGCAGCACATCAATGCGATGATGGACATCTGGGGCGGCGTCGACGCCATCAAGTCCCACGTGCCGACCCAGGTCGACAATCGCAGCGAAGACGAAAAGCTTCTCAACGGCCCGAAGCTCGCCGGCGACGTCGGCCACGCCTCGCAGGACGACATCGACGCGCTGTTCGACTGA
- a CDS encoding DUF2076 domain-containing protein: MTPQERQLVDDLFDRLSKLENAPRDPDAIAAISDGLRKAPGAVYALVQTTLLQDEALKRAHNRIQELEAAHGPEQPQSGGFLDTMRDTLFGSSQSRGSVPNVPPRDQRPVWNSGQTMQQAQPGYGAPPPYGQAYGQGQGYGQGYGAPPVGGGGGSFLGTAAAAAAGVVGGSLLLSSIRGMMGGGSHQAFGDTTIIEERGGSSPWGGDQSNSSLARDAGLNDIGSNRDSRQDSHQGFFDQNSNDRDNDDQNYDNNDNGNMDVADDSDFGGGDDGGSDYA; this comes from the coding sequence ATGACGCCGCAGGAACGCCAGCTCGTCGACGATCTTTTCGACCGGCTTTCGAAACTGGAAAATGCACCGCGCGATCCCGACGCGATCGCCGCGATTTCGGACGGCTTGCGCAAGGCCCCCGGCGCCGTCTATGCGCTGGTGCAGACCACGCTGCTGCAGGACGAAGCGCTCAAGCGCGCGCATAACCGCATCCAGGAGCTGGAAGCGGCCCATGGGCCCGAGCAGCCGCAGTCCGGCGGCTTCCTCGACACCATGCGCGACACGCTGTTCGGCTCCAGCCAATCACGCGGCTCGGTTCCGAACGTGCCGCCGCGTGATCAGCGGCCGGTCTGGAACAGTGGCCAGACGATGCAGCAGGCCCAACCGGGATACGGCGCGCCGCCGCCTTATGGTCAGGCTTACGGGCAAGGTCAGGGATATGGACAAGGTTACGGCGCACCTCCGGTCGGCGGTGGCGGCGGCTCGTTCCTGGGTACTGCGGCGGCCGCTGCAGCCGGCGTGGTCGGCGGCTCGCTGCTGCTTTCCAGCATCCGCGGCATGATGGGCGGCGGATCGCATCAGGCCTTTGGCGACACCACCATCATCGAAGAACGCGGCGGCAGCTCACCGTGGGGCGGCGATCAATCGAATAGCTCGCTCGCCCGCGATGCCGGCCTCAATGACATCGGGTCGAACCGCGACTCTCGCCAGGATTCTCATCAGGGCTTCTTCGACCAGAACTCGAACGATCGCGACAACGACGATCAGAACTACGACAACAACGACAACGGCAATATGGACGTGGCCGACGACAGCGATTTCGGCGGCGGCGACGATGGCGGCAGCGATTACGCGTAA
- the ubiA gene encoding 4-hydroxybenzoate octaprenyltransferase has protein sequence MSDTSARVADSTGNWVDTLAPQWARPYLRVARFDRPIGSWLLLMPCWWSAALASGMAHDTSHLPLTIVLFFVGAFVMRGAGCTWNDITDRDLDAKVERTRSRPLPAGQITVKQALAFMIAQALIGLVVLLQFNRFAVATGIASLVIVAIYPFMKRITWWPQVFLGLAFSWGALMGFSVVFGRIDVTALVLYAGSIAWVIGYDTIYAHQDSEDDALIGVKSTARLFGAHTHQALILFYGLAVMLIGVALASGDVGWPAWIGLAAFAAHLGRQITRLRIDDPELCKRLFYSNKYAGLLLFAGLLADAVMRAA, from the coding sequence ATGAGCGACACATCAGCCCGTGTTGCCGACTCCACCGGCAACTGGGTCGATACGCTCGCGCCGCAATGGGCGCGACCTTACCTGCGCGTGGCGCGCTTCGATCGTCCGATCGGCTCCTGGCTGCTCTTGATGCCGTGCTGGTGGTCGGCCGCGCTCGCGAGCGGCATGGCGCATGACACGAGCCACCTGCCGCTCACCATCGTGCTGTTCTTCGTCGGCGCCTTCGTGATGCGCGGGGCGGGCTGCACCTGGAACGACATCACCGACCGCGACCTGGATGCCAAGGTCGAGCGCACCCGCTCACGGCCGCTGCCCGCGGGGCAGATCACCGTGAAGCAGGCGCTGGCCTTCATGATCGCGCAAGCGCTGATCGGCCTCGTCGTGCTGCTCCAGTTCAACCGCTTTGCGGTGGCGACCGGCATCGCCTCGCTCGTGATCGTCGCCATCTATCCTTTCATGAAGCGCATCACCTGGTGGCCGCAGGTCTTTCTCGGTCTTGCCTTCTCCTGGGGCGCGTTGATGGGCTTTTCCGTCGTCTTCGGACGCATCGACGTCACCGCGCTGGTGCTCTATGCAGGGTCGATCGCCTGGGTGATCGGCTATGACACCATCTATGCGCATCAGGATTCCGAGGACGACGCCCTGATCGGTGTCAAATCCACCGCGCGCCTGTTTGGCGCCCATACGCACCAGGCCCTGATCCTGTTCTACGGGCTCGCGGTGATGTTGATCGGCGTCGCGCTCGCCTCTGGCGACGTGGGCTGGCCAGCTTGGATCGGCCTTGCGGCCTTTGCCGCGCATCTGGGCAGGCAGATCACGCGCCTCAGGATCGACGATCCGGAATTGTGCAAGCGTTTGTTCTATTCGAACAAATATGCGGGCTTGTTGCTGTTTGCGGGATTGCTTGCCGACGCGGTGATGCGGGCAGCGTAG
- the hisG gene encoding ATP phosphoribosyltransferase, giving the protein MSAPFVLAVPSKGRLQENAEGFFARAGLKLSKAGGARDYRGTIAGLDNVEVAYLSASEIASQLSRGFAHLGVTGEDLVRENIADADKHVSLIDGLGFGYADVVVAVPQAWIDVRTMADLDDVTTGFREQHHMRMRVATKFVNLTRSFFQSHGITDYRIVESAGATEGAPAAGSAELIVDITTTGATLAANGLRVLDDGVMLRSQANLVASKHADWSPQALETARVILDHIAARARANKYREVRTRFRQCDAALLGEAHSRFGVEAPFGGPTSSGMLTLHCPPGQLYALASFLREHGAETVSVVSLDYVFDRENPLFAKLEAFLRQ; this is encoded by the coding sequence ATGAGCGCGCCATTCGTTCTGGCCGTCCCCTCCAAGGGCCGCCTGCAGGAAAACGCGGAAGGCTTCTTCGCCCGCGCAGGGCTCAAGCTGTCGAAGGCCGGCGGCGCCCGCGACTATCGCGGCACCATCGCAGGCCTCGACAATGTCGAGGTGGCCTATCTCTCGGCGAGCGAGATTGCCTCGCAGCTGTCACGCGGCTTCGCGCATCTCGGCGTGACAGGTGAAGATCTGGTGCGCGAGAACATCGCCGATGCCGACAAGCACGTGTCCCTGATCGACGGGCTCGGCTTCGGCTATGCCGACGTCGTGGTCGCTGTGCCGCAGGCCTGGATCGACGTCCGCACCATGGCGGATCTCGACGACGTCACCACCGGCTTCCGCGAACAGCATCACATGCGGATGCGGGTCGCGACCAAGTTCGTCAACCTCACCCGCAGCTTCTTCCAGAGCCACGGCATCACCGATTACCGCATCGTCGAGAGCGCGGGCGCGACCGAGGGTGCGCCGGCGGCCGGCAGCGCCGAGCTGATCGTCGACATCACCACGACGGGCGCGACGCTCGCCGCAAACGGCCTGCGGGTGCTCGACGACGGCGTGATGCTGCGCAGCCAGGCCAATCTGGTGGCCTCGAAGCACGCGGACTGGTCGCCCCAGGCGCTCGAGACCGCGCGCGTCATCCTCGACCACATCGCGGCACGGGCGCGCGCCAACAAATACCGCGAGGTACGGACCCGCTTCCGGCAATGCGACGCCGCGCTGCTCGGCGAGGCCCATAGCCGGTTCGGCGTCGAAGCCCCGTTCGGCGGGCCGACCTCGTCGGGGATGCTGACACTGCACTGCCCGCCGGGCCAGCTCTACGCGCTGGCGAGCTTCCTGCGCGAGCACGGCGCCGAGACCGTCTCGGTGGTCTCGCTCGACTACGTGTTCGACCGGGAGAACCCGCTGTTCGCCAAGCTCGAGGCTTTCCTGCGGCAATAA
- a CDS encoding glycosyltransferase family 2 protein: protein MMLGSDVSALTTTAANAAAKGLSIVVPVYNEAAGLAALHQRICDLAKTLRQRYRLACEVVYVDDGSKDATLSIARSLPADAVDVQVVSLSRNFGKEAALMAGLDHARLGAVMFMDGDGQHPPVLIEQLVRHWIDDGYDVVYTAKAHRDNETFLRRVAVHGFYALINWGARQKIPEDAGDFRLLSPRAVTALRQLPERNRFFKGLASWIGFRQIRVDYEPAARAHGVTTFNAARLLGLSIEGLTSFSVAPLRFASLLGVALAGVAFLFGLSILWEVFTTGKQVPGYPSLVVGLMTIGGVQLIMIGIVGEYIGKILSELKARPIYFVAEHSEKHFEVDKAQDTSSQDASSKDASNRTAAE, encoded by the coding sequence ATGATGCTGGGCTCTGACGTGTCCGCCCTGACCACCACCGCAGCCAATGCCGCTGCGAAGGGGCTGTCGATTGTCGTCCCCGTCTATAACGAGGCGGCGGGCCTGGCCGCGCTGCACCAGCGCATCTGCGATCTCGCCAAGACCTTGCGGCAACGCTATCGCCTCGCCTGCGAGGTCGTTTACGTCGACGACGGCAGCAAGGATGCGACGCTGTCGATCGCACGCTCACTGCCGGCCGACGCCGTCGACGTCCAGGTGGTCTCGCTGTCGCGCAATTTCGGCAAGGAGGCGGCCCTGATGGCCGGCCTCGACCATGCCCGCCTCGGCGCCGTCATGTTCATGGACGGCGACGGTCAGCATCCGCCTGTCCTGATCGAGCAGCTGGTACGGCACTGGATCGATGACGGCTACGACGTCGTCTATACCGCCAAGGCGCATCGCGACAACGAGACCTTCCTGCGCCGGGTCGCCGTGCACGGCTTCTACGCGCTGATCAACTGGGGCGCCCGCCAGAAGATTCCGGAAGACGCCGGCGATTTCCGCCTGCTCTCGCCACGCGCGGTCACGGCACTGAGGCAGCTACCGGAGCGCAACCGCTTCTTCAAGGGGCTGGCAAGCTGGATCGGCTTCCGTCAGATCCGGGTCGATTACGAGCCCGCGGCGCGCGCCCATGGCGTCACCACCTTCAACGCCGCGCGCCTGCTCGGCCTGTCGATCGAGGGCCTGACCTCGTTCTCTGTGGCGCCGCTGCGCTTCGCCAGCCTGCTCGGCGTCGCGCTTGCCGGCGTCGCCTTCCTGTTCGGCCTCTCGATCCTGTGGGAGGTGTTCACCACAGGCAAGCAGGTGCCGGGCTATCCCTCGCTCGTGGTCGGCCTGATGACGATCGGCGGCGTACAGCTCATCATGATCGGCATCGTCGGCGAATATATCGGCAAGATCCTTTCCGAGCTGAAGGCGCGTCCGATCTACTTCGTCGCCGAACACAGCGAAAAGCATTTTGAGGTCGACAAGGCCCAAGACACTTCGAGCCAGGACGCTTCAAGCAAGGACGCATCGAACCGGACCGCGGCCGAATGA
- a CDS encoding ChbG/HpnK family deacetylase, producing MSAAARLRRIWLCADDYGISPGVNRAIRDLIERGRLNATSVMMVGPAIERGEVEALQEAAKASPRCAIGLHVTLSAPFRPLTMHFRPLDGDMFMAFPKLLRAGFLHRLDPEFFHNEVRAQLAAFADAFGRTPDFVDGHQHVQLFPQVRDGFVEAVSEMAPKAWVRQGGRDLPLTQRLTSPKALVLDVLSAQFRRRAARAGLAFNPAFAGAYDFTRAADFGELMRQFLEGLPDGGLVMCHPGFVDDVLTGLDPMTEVREREHAYLASDSFAQLLAASRVTLG from the coding sequence ATGAGCGCGGCCGCGCGCCTGCGGCGGATCTGGCTCTGCGCCGACGATTACGGCATCAGCCCCGGCGTCAACCGCGCCATCCGCGACCTGATCGAACGCGGCCGCCTCAACGCCACCTCGGTGATGATGGTCGGACCTGCGATCGAACGCGGCGAGGTCGAGGCGCTGCAGGAAGCGGCGAAGGCGAGCCCGCGCTGCGCGATCGGATTGCATGTGACGCTGTCGGCGCCGTTCCGTCCCCTCACCATGCATTTCCGCCCCTTGGACGGCGACATGTTCATGGCGTTTCCGAAGCTGTTGCGTGCTGGATTTCTGCACCGGCTCGATCCCGAATTCTTCCACAATGAAGTGAGAGCGCAGCTCGCGGCCTTCGCGGACGCCTTCGGCCGTACGCCCGACTTCGTCGACGGCCATCAGCATGTGCAGCTGTTTCCGCAAGTGCGGGACGGCTTCGTCGAGGCCGTCAGCGAGATGGCGCCAAAAGCCTGGGTGCGCCAGGGCGGCCGCGACCTGCCGCTGACGCAGCGACTCACGTCGCCAAAAGCCCTGGTGCTCGATGTCCTCAGCGCGCAATTCCGTCGCCGTGCCGCCCGCGCCGGCCTCGCATTCAATCCCGCCTTTGCCGGCGCCTATGATTTCACCCGCGCGGCCGATTTCGGCGAGCTGATGCGGCAGTTCCTGGAAGGGCTTCCGGACGGCGGCCTCGTGATGTGCCATCCCGGCTTCGTCGACGACGTGCTCACCGGCCTCGATCCGATGACTGAGGTCCGCGAGCGCGAGCACGCCTATCTCGCGAGCGACTCCTTTGCGCAGCTGCTCGCGGCCAGCCGTGTAACATTGGGATGA
- a CDS encoding L,D-transpeptidase, which yields MFKKMSVALLGSACAFIVGATSASAFDNTVPHDPPAVLYQPQIVPAPVRVASNGNMGGGFIEFLFGDGPGRGPAYAPQQPIYQQQPAYNDPRRLPPMGEPQMQGGYQQGASYQQEAIDPRQRPFDPKFEKQLVDYSGKESAGTIVVDSTNKFLYLVEGNGRAMRYGIGVGREGFTWTGVKSITAKREWPDWTPPAEMLARRPDLPRHMEGGPENPLGARAMYLGSTLYRIHGSNEPWTIGTNVSSGCIRMRNEDVIDLYGRVNVGTKVVVM from the coding sequence ATGTTCAAGAAAATGTCTGTCGCGCTGCTCGGCAGCGCATGCGCCTTCATTGTCGGCGCGACCAGCGCCAGCGCCTTCGACAATACCGTGCCGCACGATCCACCCGCGGTGCTCTACCAGCCGCAGATCGTCCCGGCCCCGGTGCGCGTGGCGTCCAATGGCAATATGGGCGGCGGCTTCATCGAGTTCCTGTTCGGCGACGGTCCCGGCCGTGGCCCGGCCTATGCGCCGCAGCAGCCGATCTATCAGCAGCAGCCCGCCTACAACGATCCGCGCCGCCTGCCGCCGATGGGCGAGCCGCAGATGCAGGGCGGGTATCAGCAAGGCGCAAGTTACCAGCAGGAAGCGATCGATCCGCGGCAGCGTCCGTTCGATCCGAAATTCGAGAAGCAGCTTGTTGACTATAGCGGCAAGGAAAGTGCCGGCACGATCGTGGTCGATTCCACCAACAAGTTCCTCTATCTCGTCGAGGGCAACGGCCGCGCAATGCGTTACGGCATCGGCGTCGGACGCGAAGGCTTCACCTGGACCGGCGTGAAGTCGATCACCGCCAAACGCGAATGGCCGGATTGGACGCCGCCGGCGGAAATGCTCGCCCGCCGTCCCGATTTGCCCAGGCACATGGAGGGCGGCCCGGAAAACCCGCTCGGCGCGCGTGCGATGTATCTGGGCTCCACGCTCTACCGCATCCACGGCTCCAACGAGCCCTGGACCATCGGCACCAACGTCTCCTCCGGCTGCATCCGCATGCGCAACGAGGACGTCATCGACCTCTATGGCCGCGTCAATGTCGGCACCAAGGTCGTGGTGATGTGA
- the groES gene encoding co-chaperone GroES: protein MAKSKFRPLHDRVVVKRIDAEEKTKGGIIIPDTAKEKPSQGEVVAVGPGGRDEAGKLIPIDLKVGDRVLFGKWSGTEVKIDNEELLIMKESDIMGVMA, encoded by the coding sequence ATGGCTAAGTCCAAATTTCGTCCGCTGCATGACCGTGTCGTGGTCAAACGTATCGACGCCGAGGAAAAGACCAAGGGCGGCATCATCATCCCCGACACCGCCAAGGAAAAGCCGTCCCAGGGCGAGGTCGTCGCCGTCGGCCCCGGCGGCCGTGACGAGGCTGGCAAGCTAATCCCGATCGACCTCAAGGTCGGCGACCGTGTGCTGTTCGGCAAGTGGTCGGGCACCGAGGTCAAGATCGACAACGAAGAGCTCCTGATCATGAAGGAGTCGGACATCATGGGCGTGATGGCCTAG
- a CDS encoding ATP phosphoribosyltransferase regulatory subunit, which translates to MTATATSNAAGSAAWADTLLLSFAQAGYVRAEPAILQPAEPFLDLSGEDIRKSLYLTTDLSGEELCLRPDLTIPVARDYLASGRAGQPAGFSYLGPVFRYRSGQASEFLQAGIESFGRQDRAAADAEMLALALEATAAFGVRDVEIRTGDVALFNALLDALNLYPVWRRRLVKDFNRKISLEQDLERLAAATTATRSEYEGVLAALAGSDRKAALAFVTDLMSIAGTTNVGGRTTAEIADRFLEQSTLKGGALPRAAIDVLKRFLSISGNPDDAVAALRALTADARLDLAGAIDQFESRIGFMAARGIDVKNTRFSTAFGRGLDYYTGFEFELHHRGNGAEPLVAGGRYDGLMTQLGSAAPIPAVGFSVWVDALTRIGRKAGA; encoded by the coding sequence ATGACCGCGACCGCCACCTCAAATGCTGCCGGCTCCGCCGCCTGGGCGGATACGCTGCTGTTGTCGTTCGCGCAGGCCGGTTACGTCAGGGCCGAGCCGGCCATCCTGCAACCGGCCGAGCCGTTCCTCGACCTGTCCGGCGAGGACATCCGCAAAAGCCTCTATTTGACGACGGACCTGTCCGGCGAGGAGCTTTGCCTGCGCCCCGATTTGACGATTCCGGTGGCGCGCGACTACCTCGCCTCCGGCCGCGCCGGCCAGCCCGCCGGGTTCAGCTATCTGGGCCCCGTGTTCCGTTACCGCAGCGGACAGGCCAGTGAATTCCTCCAGGCCGGCATCGAATCGTTTGGCCGCCAGGACCGCGCCGCCGCGGATGCCGAGATGCTGGCGCTGGCGCTGGAGGCAACCGCCGCCTTCGGCGTGCGCGACGTCGAGATCCGGACCGGCGACGTGGCGCTGTTCAATGCGCTGCTCGACGCTCTCAATCTCTATCCGGTCTGGCGTCGCCGCCTGGTCAAGGACTTCAACCGCAAGATCAGCCTGGAGCAGGATCTGGAGCGGCTGGCGGCTGCGACCACCGCAACCCGCAGCGAATATGAGGGCGTGCTGGCCGCGCTCGCCGGCTCCGACCGCAAGGCGGCACTGGCCTTCGTCACCGATCTGATGTCGATCGCCGGGACCACCAATGTCGGCGGCCGCACCACGGCCGAGATCGCCGACCGCTTCCTCGAGCAGTCGACGCTGAAGGGCGGCGCGCTGCCGCGCGCAGCGATCGACGTGCTGAAGCGCTTCTTGTCGATCTCGGGCAATCCTGACGATGCCGTCGCCGCGCTGCGCGCGCTCACTGCCGACGCAAGGCTCGACCTCGCAGGCGCCATCGACCAGTTCGAAAGCCGCATCGGCTTCATGGCCGCGCGCGGCATCGACGTGAAGAACACGCGTTTCTCGACCGCGTTCGGCCGCGGGCTCGACTATTACACCGGCTTCGAATTCGAGCTGCATCACAGGGGCAACGGCGCCGAACCGCTGGTCGCCGGCGGCCGTTACGACGGACTGATGACCCAGCTCGGGTCCGCAGCACCGATTCCGGCGGTTGGCTTCTCGGTCTGGGTCGACGCGCTGACCCGGATCGGGCGCAAGGCGGGAGCTTAA